The Arachis ipaensis cultivar K30076 chromosome B10, Araip1.1, whole genome shotgun sequence DNA window TTGGATTGATATTTGACTTGGGAATCAACTGTTGGTCTAggctatactttcaacgatggGATTCTAATTTGTGAAAACCTGGATTAACGGTTAAATCTCCCTCACGTCAAATTTTGGTGCTATTGCCGGGGAATCACtttaagtgcaatgagtgctataattttagttgttgtgaatatgtgaatagtataAATATTTAGTTTTTGTTTGCTGCTTGGTACTAATTTGAAGATATTGTTTCTATCTAGCTAGTCTTGGTAGTTGTTAATTGTTAGGTTGGTTTATGTTTATTTGCCCATTCTTGTTTTGCTTTTCATAATTGCATGCTTCTATTGCTTCCTAAGTTAAATGACACGATCGCTTCCAGACCCGAGCTTGGGCCCTTTTGATCCGAAATAGAAAGAACTTTAactcatattaggcaagctcggcgtcggctAGCATTTGTGAATAGTGAATCGGGCTTGCTTGAAGAGCACTCCAATTCACTATTACCATCAATCCGTGACCATTATTCTTCAATTAACGAGGAAACCTTATATTCATCTATGGGGAGTGATGAAATCTCTTTGAGTGACTCAGGTGACGATACCATGGCGGATCCACCCCGCAAAATCACCTTAAGGGAAGCCAAAGCTCCTGATATTAACTTGCAACTGATACAAATCCGATATCCAGCTTTGGATCCAAATTTTGAGCTTAAGATCAGCACAATCAACTTGCTCCCCAAGTACAATGGACTGCCCGGAGAGGACCCTCTTAAGCATCttaaggattttcaagttgcatGCTCCACTACGAGAAGACATGGTGCAGATGAAGTAGCAGTTTTGGTGttcgctttccctttctctttggaGGAAAAAGCGATAGAATGGTTTTATACTCAACCGGGAGATGTGATTTCCGAGTGGGACTTGTTGCGTaaggaatttttggaaaagttctaccCACCACAGAAAACAGATAAGCTGCGAAAGGAAATCTCTTGCATTGTGCAACGAGATGGGGAGACTATTTATGAGTACTAGGAGAGATTCAAGAAGTTGTTGGAAGCTTTCCCCGACCACCGTATTGACGAGTTGGTACTTATTAGCTATATTTGTCAAGGGATGAACCCCCAAGATAAGCTTCTCCTAGATGCCTCTAGTGGAGGATCTCTCACCAAAAACAAGACCGCCGAGGAAGCCTGGGAGATCATAGCGGACTTGGCGGACTCCACTCAACACTTAAGGGTAAGCAACCCAcaaccaaaagctttaagtaaAGTTTCTCCTTCCAGAGATGCCGTTTTGACGAAGACCCTCGATGAGATGACAATTTTGTTGAGACAAATCACCCAAGGGTAACAAATTCACCAAGCTTTGCTATCTCTTCCACCTCAACCTCCAAGAATTGAGGGACCACCAAGATCATGCGGTATTTGTGCTTGTAACAACCATAACACTGATGAGTGCCCTCAACTCCAAGAGGACACTACATTAGCGGTAGCCAATCCATACCCACAAAGACCCAACTACAATTAACATAGAGGAAGTCAAaaccaagggtggagggataattctAATCAAAGGTGGAACCAAGCCCCACAAGCTCAACCTTACCCAAGCCAACAATCCTACTATCATCAACCTCCTCAAGGTCAACCACAATACCAACAATCCTACCAACAACCTCCACAATCTCAACCTCAAGGGAGGTATCAACACCCAAATAGTAGACCTAACCCTCCTCAAGGCAATCAAGGACCTCCTCCTAATCAACCTTACATGAATGACACACTCCAAACCTTTATGCAAGAGCAATGGGACTTTCACAAGAAACAAGAAGCATATATGGCTACAATTGCCGAAGCACTCACCCATTTGACTCTTTCTCTTTCGACTACATAAAATGCCCAAAAAGCCTCAACTTCAGTGATTTGCCCTCACAACCTCAATTGAATCCTAAAGGGAGCATCAATGCTATCACCCTTAGGAGCGGCACCAAGTTGGATGAAATTGGTGTTGTGCTTACTAGTTCGAGTGAGAAAACCCACAAGGAAGAGGTGGGAGAAGATATGGGAGTGatgaaggatgaagaggaagatgTTGAGAAGGATGAGGAGGATCCACTCAAGGCCAAGGAACCAAAGAGGAAAAATTTGATTGAAGAGCCTATGCCCATTCCATTTCCAACTATGGCCAAGAAGGCCAAGAAGCAAGAACAACTTGACCCCAACATGGTGGAAAGTTTTAAGAATGTTAAAGTCATCATCCCTCTATTTCAAGCCATTCAACAAGTGCCCAAATATGCCAAGTTCCTCAAAGATGTTTGTACCCACAAGGAGAAAATTGGCGAACTCAACAAAAGGCCAATAGATGATTCTATCTCTTCTTTAATTCCTGAAAAATGCAATGATCCCAGCCCATGTTTGGTTACCTGCTTGATTGGTGGGATTAAGTTCACAgactgtatgtgtgacttgggggcGTGCGTAAGCATTATGTCACTCCCCATTTATGAGAGATTAAACTTGTCACCCTTAAAGAGGTCCGGGGCGAGATTTGTGTTGGCCGATAAGAGCATTGTATCAGTTGTGGGGATTGCAGAAAATGTTCTGGTTGACATCCAAGGTTTGCTCTTCCCAGTGGATTTCCACATCTTGGAGACTCTTCCCATTGagtcagacaagccatcatccatTCTACTGGAAAGGCCATTTCTAAAGACATCCCAGTTAAAGCTGGATGCACATTCAGGAGTCTATTCTTTTGAAGCTGATGGCAAGGTAGCAAAATTCACATTGGATGAATCCAGGAAACCCATCCTCGAAGCCTATTCTATCTTTGGGTGTGATATAGTCGAAGATGAAGTGATTGAGGTAAGCaaagagcaagaagaagagaaatatGCCAATAAGTCCGATTCAAGAGATCACACTCAACCCAAGaatgccaaggagttggagattttCCTCCTTGGAGAAGTTCAAAGTGACCAATGAAGCCATgcaaagtccaacttaggactctaaaccaaagtgcttggtgggagacacacCACCATggtaactgttcataccctgggtcgagttatccCACCCGGGCTGATTAAAAATAAAGcaaccaacctcttcaggtcaggtcccccaacctcttctttaaagagctcagccaaatcgacacaagaagcccaagcaggcccaaacaaagggacaTATCCCATTCTAAAGGtaactaaagcctagaaagataaaggcagttccccttagagataagatgacttcttgatgcacataaactagttatgctacgatttaggaaattgcacgatcggcaaaattccttccggcaagtgcaccggttatcgtcaagtaaaaactcacaatagagtgaggtcgaatcccacaaggattggttgagtgagcaattcggattagaagtgtgttctagttgagcggaatcaagattgagatgagtattgcagaatgtaaaattggcgggaaaagtaaatgacaagaaattgaaatggcggaatcttaaattgcatgaattaaagagcagaaactaaattgctgaaattaaaagggaatgggggtgattgcatgaattgagtagcagaatgtaaagagaaagtggaaatcagaattggggaattcattgggttataggagatattgagatctccgaatcgctccctaacccaatgaaagggggtttagtgaatcatagctctgaattcaattacaaagaaaaggaaaactagctaaaaaaagtccccctcaggggctggattcccctttttttcttaaactccacatgtgatattcaagcttcctttattgattttgttgcttccttgcttagcctcttcttccctgaaatcatccaaacaattgcatcaaagtcttgcaaaaattcatgagaattcttccattcatagctttcaaggaatataactaaaaactcatggaatttgcatcaaaatcttcatgttgaatgatttaagacaagcatgactatttggcccaaaatgattacttaaggctcaagaaaatgcataaaacaactaaaaataaaagaaaaaggctagtgaaactagcctaagatgccttggcatcacttcacttaaagataagataactaacttatcttatctagaaaggtcagcccacactactataaatacactggaaacccaggtataactcatactctgattctacataaaatatttgcttaaagcccatgctaacttaagcatcggagtctcttgcaggtaccaccaccctccggtgacgaaggatcagcagcaccaccaagtccaacaagtcggacacgtcagCTTCGGCCACCACtgcagatctcgaccgagatcgacctacagtttcaggtaaccctcgaaacattggcgtcgttgccgggaatCCTAGAAGTCATTCCATcctcatggcggacaaccttgacaacgatcacaactccaGTTTGGAAGAAAGAACTCCGCTTAAAAATACGAAGGTCACATCAAAAGATGCACCTTAAAACAGGGGGGATAAACAACCCTCAAACATAGAAATCTTGGAAGCTATCCGAGAACAATAGGATCgtctcaaacagctcgaacaggAGGCTGAACACTAGCGGGAGGCTGAAAGAAACCTCCGAAGAGAAACGAGACACCACCGggagctagaggacaagctcgCAAAACTAGAAGCAGATCTCAAGACCAGAACTGCTCATTCCAACCATAAAGATAACTCCCACAAAGACCAAGACcccttcaccaaagagatcatgaaagctaaagttccaaaggattttaaagctcccaacatgactttatacgatggtaccttggatccaagccatcatctcagcaacttcagaagtagaatgtatctcattGATGCCTCGGACgccattcgatgcaaagccttcccgactaccctgacaaagacagcaataaagtggttcgacagtttgcccCCTAGATctatcacaagttttgacgacttagccaaaaaattccttgccagattctccatccagaaggacaaagccaaacatgcccCGAGCctgttagggatcaagcaaggagattggaaaagtcttcgcaactacatggaaagattcaacaaagcgtgtctGGACATGCAAAGTCTACCAActgaagcagccatcatgggtctcatcaatggcctacgagaaggaccttttagtcactccatatcaaaaaagcatccaacatctctgaacAAGGTACAAGAAAGGGTAGACAAGTATATTAATATGGAGAAGAATTCTTGATTAGGTAAAACCTCAAAAcctggattctcctacccctctcgggacaaggataaagagtccaagaaaaatgaagatcaacccagtgagaagcctagaaaataccataattatacccctcttcgggtgtctcttgtggatgtttaccgagaaatatgcaacactgagaagatcccaccaccctgcccaatcaaaagcaaaaaagtagggggaagtCGGACAGAGTACTGCAAATATCCCCAAATCTATGGACACCCCCCAAACAAATGCTACGACCTAAAGAACGTCATAGAGAAGCTAGCCCGGGAAGGAAGACTAGGCAGGTTCTTGGCCAATAAAACTGACGAACCAAGAAAGAGAAGACGGGACGAAGAAGTCAGACGGGTTGAACGACCACCCCAcactcctgagagacatgttcatatgataaatgaaggattcacaggaggagggatctctaaatcatctcgcaaaagacaccttaaaaaGGTATATCATGTCGTGGAAGAAGAGAGGTCATCCAACCTCCCCACAATTATCTTTACCCAAGAAGATTCAAcaggcatcatcccgggacatgatgatccccTGGTCATTaatatcatattggccaatgctaatctccacagaacactagtagaccaaggaagctatGCGGATATCTTTTTAAAATCGCCTTCAACAAACTCGGTTTGTAAGacaaagagctcagagcatatccgaatagtTTGTTCGGACGGGGagatactccaatccaaccacttggatatatctaactacacacaacctttggaaagggaacccagtcaaggacactcaacatagacaacatcgtagtcgacgtgatCTCAgcttacaatgccctaataggtcagacaacactGAACCAGCTCACCGCAGTGGTTTCGACTCCACATCTGTACATGAAGTTCCCAACCCcagaagggatcgccacgataaaagAAGACCAAAAAATTAcgcgacgctgttacaatgaaagtctgaaccttaaaggtaACCCCAAAGGAGAGGAAGTCAACACTATTGAACTTGGGGGAGTTCGAGCTCGTaaggaacttcgtccacaacctgaaggcgaaaCTGAAGAGGTCCAAATCGGTGATGCCCAGGATAAGACGACAAACGTCAGGGCAACCTTAAAGGGAGACTTAAAGGAAtctctgatacagttcctaaaggataacgccgacctctttgtatggaaggccgcagacatgccgggcatagatcccaaactaatgtgccacaaattggcggtatacccaggatctcagccagtgcagcagaagcgtaggaagctcaGACCGGAAaagtcccaagctgtggaagaatagGTACAAGCCTTACTAGAGACATGGTTCATAAGGAAAGTCAAATACCCAATATGGCTAGCCAACATAgtcttggtaaaaaagtcaaatgggaagtagcggatgtgcactgactacactgaTCTAAATagagcctgcccaaaagatccctacccactcccaagtatagaAACTCTAGTGGATACATCTTCtagatacaaatacctctccttcatggatgcttattcaggatacaatcaaatctcgatgtacccacccgatcaagaaaaaacctcgttcctaaccccaaaagcaaattattgctatatcgtcatgccattcgggctcaaaaacgcaggagctacctaccaaagattgatgaacaaagttttTGTGAACACATTGGGAAATTAATGGAGGTTTACGtagacgatatgctggtaaaaacacaaagtgaggaatccttGCTGCCCGACCTAACCAAAGTATTCGACGCCATCAGAAAGCATGGAATGCGACTTagtcccgcaaaatgcacctttatggtagaagctggaaaatttttgggcttcatgctcacgcaaagaggaatcaaagcaaacccagataaatgtcaggctatactcgacatgaaaagcccgacttgcatcaaagaagtacaacagctcaacggaagactTGCAGCCCTATCCAGGTTTCTTGCCGGCTCAACCATCAGATCTCTTCCCTTTTACGccacattaaggaaaggaaagaggtttgagtGGACAACAgagtgtgagcaagccttccaagatttcaaaaaattcttggggcaaccaccagTTCTTACCCaaccacgggaaggagaagtactcatattatacctcgcagtgggaaatCGGGCAATCGCTTCAGCACTTGTCCGAGAAACGAGGGTGAGcagcaacccatctacttcatcagcaaagctttataaggggccgaactgaactatcaaaagacaGAAAATTTTGCCTACGCACTCATACTTacttctcgacgactccgcccgtactttcaAGCGCGCactatcaaggttcggaccaaccagcccataaaaggcatcctacagaagacAAGCTTAGCGGGAAGAATCCTGCAATGGGcaatcgagttgtccgaatttgatcttcaatatgaagcccggacagccatcaaatcacagtacctaGCTGACTTCATTGCCGAGTACACTAATACCCCGGGAACTCCCACaagatggaatctctacgtggatggctcttcaaacaaaaccgggagtggcgcaggtgtgataatagaaagcgatcagggaacccaaatcgaactctcactaAAGTTCAAAGtccctgcttcaaataatcaagctgaatatgaggcattactggctggtttgaggctggctaaggaggtaggaCTCCAAAAGTtcaccatcttcagtgattcacaagtagttacctcacaaatagatgggagctaccaagctaagaACCCTACCATGAAGAAATATCTCGACAAAACTAGAGAACAGCTCGGGCAGAtcagggaatatgaggtccaacatatacctcgAGAATAGAATGCTCGGGcagatgcactctcaaagctagccagcaccaaactagggggtaataacagaagcctcatctagGAAACATTACAAATCCCATCAATCACAGAGGAAGAAAGGGTCCTAGCCATATCAGGTCTGgatcaagggtggatgactcccattatcaactacctcaagacagagacactccccacagataggaaggaggcaaagaggttgatacgagaagcacagtactataCTATAGTGGGTgacatcttatataggagagggatctcaacaccgcTCCTAAAATGCGTACCAACTTCTAATACAAGAGAAGtcctggaagaagtacacagtggcatgtgtggcaaccacttaggggcacgagctctttccaaaaaggtactccgagctggattcttctgGCCAACTTTACACAAAGAAGCGACAGAGTTcgtcaagacatgcccaccatgtcagaagcatgctaacttcTACATCGctccgccagaagagctcatcagtgtaacgtcACCCTGTCCGTTCGCAAAATGGGGCCTCGtaccctttccccaaggatcgggacaagtcaagttcctcattgtaggggtagactatttcacaaaatggattgaggtagAGCCCCTAACCAATGCCATCGCTCAAAGAAGTTGGAAATTTCTATACAGGAACATTATTATAGGGTTTGGggtcccttactccatcaccacagataacgGCACTCAATTTGCTTATACAGGTTTCAGAAACTTGGtagccgacttgaaaataaagcaccaattcacatctgtagaacacccacaagctaacgAACAGGCAGAAGCTGCCAAAAAAATCATATTagctgggttaaaatggagactacatggtgcaaagggagcttgggccgaagacctcccacaagtcctatgggcttATTGGAAAACTCCATactccaccacaggagaatcacccttccgacttgcttacggaatggaggtaatgatcccagtggatatagaggaaggatcccccagaatgatcctctacaatgaagagatcaactcccaaaatcaaagggaagagctcgacctacttccagaagtccgagaaagagctcagattagAGAGGAAGCGTTAAAGCGTCGAATGACTTCAAGGTATAATCAGAGGGTAATTCAGCGAAGCTTCGCCAGtgacgatctcatcctaatctgaaatgacaTCGGAGTAGGTCGattaggagaagggaagctagcagctaattggaaaggaccttatcgagttgtagaggtactgggaaaaggctactacaaggtgtccgacctcgagggatgagagctaccaaggtcatggcatgcctgtaacctaagaaggtactatatttagaaagtaataaagatcttaggtcaatgtgcactctttttcctgaaaaggttttttattgaggcgccaagccaagatctacaaaattgcccgatttagaagggtaagcactcatataTATACATTCTTGTCTATATGCCTAttttctacttgaataaagttttttagatttcctaaaaagtttcctaccaagacgcattaaccTAAATGAAAAAATTCACCGCCCGATTACGACAAGGTCGGTAAGGTGAAAACTAAATTCACCGCCCGAttacgacaaggtcggcaaggtgaaaaccaaattcaccgcccgattacgacaaggtcggcaaggtgaaaaccaaattcatcacccGATTATTACAAGGTCGGCAACGTGAAAACCAAATTAATCACCCGATTACGacaaagtcggcaaggtgaaagcgataaaaacagattaatgcaagaagttataaaaagtaatccataaaaaacgGCCTGACGaagtctgactaaaaatggactactaaaaataacttagcttggaccgacaagagaagtcggaccaatgaaaactacagcttggaccgacaaaaGAAGTCGTACCAACAAAAGTTAATGCTCGAACCGacaaagagaagtcggaccaacgaaagctacagctcgaaccgacaagagaagtcagaccaacaaaaagcgtgcgctaaaagggatatagctttgcccaaaaagccacggttccatgacaaggctatcaaaattgttcagactaactaaaaaggttctaccagaacactaaaaagttatcggacaagttagccccaagggTCATCTCGCCCGAACAGAAGACAGACAAAACAGGATCTAATCAAAAAGATGTCGGACAGTAGagtaccaacactctataaagatcTACGAAAGTTGCAAAGATATGAACAGTATATCAGAGAAATATACCCATcaacataaaaatatttaaaatcttAAAAGGCCACCTAAGAGGCAGCCTCAAGAGTTTAAAAATGTTTttgtttcaaaataaagttgcatagaagcaactAAAAGTCAAGAGAAGTCCACCACATCAAAAGTTAGAAACACAGAGTTCAGAAGCCCACAAATCGGGCTGTAcaaataaaacaaagaaataataAGGGGTCCAAATTTTCCCCAGTAGAACCATCTGTGGCTGAAGGAGGAGGAATGACCTTCATGGGAGTGGCATCCACAGTCCCATCCTCCCGATTAagaatttgacaatcaggatcAGGTTCGGAATGGTCAAACTCAGcagaaggagttgaagaagttGTGGCTGTAGAAACTTTGGCTGGCGGTGCAGGAGGAGGCCCGTCATCTTCATCATCCGGAGCATGCACTATCTTGCCATCCTCCAccacattgtccaggctgaagagagtgagGTCGAGTTCAGGAGCGAGAACTCGGACCTGTGCCTTTAAGTTTTCATAAGCACCCGTCACAGtatctacaagatgaccctggagatcggcgtaatccACACGGGCAGAATCAAGCCTCTCCCTCAGCTCCAAAACCTCGGCATAAGTGCGAGTATAACTCTCCTTGTGTTTCTTCGCGATCTCCTCTGCCAAGTTTGCATCCGCCTCAGCCCTGGTAGCCCGGGACTTTTCCTTCTCCAAATCCAACTCCAGCTTAATTACCCTAgcatcaagctcatccttcaCCCGCTTGATTCTATCAAAATCCGATTTAGCATCCTCCAGAAAAGCCTGAGTCGCATGGACTGGGGAACCCTGAACAGTACGGAATAGAGCTGCTcccatatgggccatccgaaTACTGTTACTGGTAATAAaattcaagtgatgaagaatggacacatcatccattggaAGTAGACCATAAAGagcaatttgattatcaacaaaccccacaacatcaaaatcaggggcatccaaGTCATAAGAATCCACAGTCTTCTGTTTTTTAGGAGGAGGACCagcagtaggagaagaggcagcACCAGAGGTTGACTGGAGAGGAGCAGAAGGAACCATACGAACCTAAGGAGTCGGGATGATTT harbors:
- the LOC107620738 gene encoding uncharacterized protein LOC107620738 codes for the protein MGLSQETRSIYGYNCRSTHPFDSFSFDYIKCPKSLNFSDLPSQPQLNPKGSINAITLRSGTKLDEIGVVLTSSSEKTHKEEVGEDMGVMKDEEEDVEKDEEDPLKAKEPKRKNLIEEPMPIPFPTMAKKAKKQEQLDPNMVESFKNVKVIIPLFQAIQQVPKYAKFLKDVCTHKEKIGELNKRPIDDSISSLIPEKCNDPSPCLVTCLIGGIKFTDCMCDLGACVSIMSLPIYERLNLSPLKRSGARFVLADKSIVSVVGIAENVLVDIQGLLFPVDFHILETLPIESDKPSSILLERPFLKTSQLKLDAHSGVYSFEADGKVAKFTLDESRKPILEAYSIFGCDIVEDEVIEVSKEQEEEKYANKSDSRDHTQPKNAKELEIFLLGEVQSDQ